A stretch of DNA from Halobacillus litoralis:
CGTCAACAAAAGACGATGAAACGTTCATGAAGGGCTACCGCTATAACATGGAGACCGATGAGGAAGAAGTCATCATCCACGGAGAAGAAGGACTGACGATTCTCATCGACAAAAGCCCTGAGGAAAAAAACCTCCTCTATATGAAAAGTTTTTCGAATACATACCAGTTGATTTATGTAAAAACAGAAGAGGAAGACCTTCTTCTGACCCCTTCACCTGAGCCACAACACACGGTGTCCGAAGCGGTTTTCGTTTCCGAACAGGAAATCTACCTGCTCACCAATTATGAAAGTGACTTTTCCTACCTTGCCCGCTTCAACCTTGAAACGAAGGATTTTGAAAAAGTCGTTCATATGGAAACAGAGGATTTCAAGCAAATGAAGTACGATCAGACGACGGATTCGCTGTATATCATCAGTAAAAAAGGTGTACGCGACAACCTCTATCGCTTTAAGCGCGGTGAGGAGCAAATTGAACAGCTCGAGTCTCCGGTCGGGGTCATCGAACAATTAGTCATTGCTGAGTCTGGAACGGTCTACCTTCGTGGTGATTCTGAGACCATACCTGCCAATCTATATAAACAGACGGAAAAGGGCTGGGAACCGCTAACGAAATACGGAGTCCCGGGCGTGAAAGATGAGTATTTGATAACGCCTGATTATGTCTCCTATCAATCTTTTGACGGCTTAGAAATTGAAGCTCTCCTCTACCGTCCAAAGCCTGAAAAAGATAACGGTCATATGATTCTCTGGCCGCATGGGGGACCACAAGCGGCGGAGCGTGCTTCCTTCCGCTCTCTCTTCCTGTTTCTCGTCCATGAAGGATACAGCCTGTTTGCCCCTAACTTCCGGGGATCGACAGGATATGGTCAGGAATTCGCAAAAATGATTGAAGGCGACTGGGGACATGCTCCCAGGCTCGATAATGTGGCCGGCCTCGACTGGTTGATTGAGGAGGGATACGCAGCAAAAAATCGCATTCTGTTGATGGGCGGAAGCTACGGCGGTTACATGTCGCTCCTGCTTCATGGCAGGCATCCGGAGTATTTCAAAGCGGTCGTCGATATCTTCGGTCCCTGCAACCTGTTCAGCTTTATCGACTCCGTTCCTGAACACTGGAAGCCGGCCATCGTCAAGTTTGTCGGTGACCCTGAAAAGGATAAGGAAAAGCTACAAGAAGACTCTCCAATCAACTACCTTGATTCGATGACAAAACCGATGCTCGTCATCCAGGGCGCAAAGGACCCACGTGTAGTCAAAGCGGAATCCGACCAAGTGGTTGAAGCTTTGAAACAGAAAGGTAGAGATGTGGAATATATTGTCCTTGAGGATGAAGGACATGGTTTTTCCAAGAAAGAGAATGAAATTTATGTGTACAGGAAAGTCCTCGACTTCCTGCAACGACACACTCAATAGAAGCGAAAAAAGAAGGGCTGACTCTATCGTCACCCTTCTTTTTTATCCTTTCATTTCCACTTCAACACCAACCCACGAATATGCTCAGGCGTCGTCCGGCAGCACCCACCAATGATTGATGCCCCTTGATCAATCCAACGTTCCGAAGCATCATCAAAGCCTACCACGCCCCCCTCTCCGTGCCACGTATTGGAATCTGGATTATACGTTTCGCCGGAGTTCGGATACATAAGCACTGGCTTATCTGTATGTTCTTTCAGGACAGCCACGGCATCTGCAGCTATCTCCATTGGGGCACAGTTCACCCCGATTGCAGCGATTTGTCTGTTGTCATTCAGCTCTTCAGCACAAGATCGAAGAGCCGTCCCGTCGCTGATTTTCTCTCCATCTTTTAATGTAAAAGACATCCAGGCATACGACTCAGGAAATTCTCTTAATAATGCGGCCAAGACTCTCGCCTCTTGGTAAGAGGGGAGAGTTTCCATCGCGAGAAGGTCTGCCCCGGCTTCTACCAATGCTTTCATTCTCGGACGATGGAAATCCATCAACTGTTGATCCGTTACACCATATTTTCCAATGTATTCTGAGCCGTCTGCAAGATAAGCTCCATAAGGACCGATCGAAGCGGCCACTAACGGCTTCACTTTGTTCACAGAAGACGCTTCTTCCCAATATTCGTCTCTTGCGCTCCTTGCAAGCTCCACCGTTTTCTTGATCAACGATAACGATTGCTCTTCAGAAAAGCCTCGTTCCTCAAATCCTGCGATCGTCGCCTGGTAACTGGATGTAATGGCACAATCCGCTCCCGCTTTGAAATATTCTTTATGTACATCCTTAATAGCCACAGGATTTTCCAATAGAACTTTGGCCGACCATAAAGGATCGTCCAAGTCGCAGCCATAAGCTTCAAGCTCTGTCGCTAAAGCGCCATCCAGGATCATGACAGAGTTCTGTTCAAGGATTTGTCTAACAGGATCCATATTCATCATTCATCCTCCCTTTTATCCCGCATACCTTACCTATGCTTTCAGGACCTTTCGACACCGAAACCTTTCATTCCTGCAAAACAAATAGACTGCCCTCCATAAAAAAAGAAAGGCAGTCTCATCGTCATATTTTATGCTTTCACCATTTTCTGTAATTGTTCCTCCGCCATTTTCCCCGTCACCGGTAAATGATACCTTTCCCCCTGGTACGCTTTTACCATCAATACAATCCATAACACCAAGGTAACTGGGGCCATCAATAAGCTTACAAAAAGGCCGATGATCGGAATGAAATTGACGACAAATCCAAAAATGAAAAAGAAACCAAATAGAATCACGGACTGCATCGCATGAAAACGGATGAAGTCGTTTTCCTTTTCAATAAGAAGAAAGACGATGCCACTGATAAAACCGAGCAAATAGGTAAGCAGACCTCCGACGTTTTCCTCTAAACCTGTCGAAGATTTTTTCTCTTCCTCACGGCTTGAATTTTTCGTTTTTGATTCTTGATC
This window harbors:
- a CDS encoding S9 family peptidase codes for the protein MLNFPQPDVEQFFQTYGIETFAISPDESQLVFSTNLNGKYNLWAMDLPNTFPYPLTFHNQSCEHITYDPKGEFVIAVVDEDGDENGQIYALPPQGGTLQPVRKKEGARHILPFLSKNEKHLYYTSTKDDETFMKGYRYNMETDEEEVIIHGEEGLTILIDKSPEEKNLLYMKSFSNTYQLIYVKTEEEDLLLTPSPEPQHTVSEAVFVSEQEIYLLTNYESDFSYLARFNLETKDFEKVVHMETEDFKQMKYDQTTDSLYIISKKGVRDNLYRFKRGEEQIEQLESPVGVIEQLVIAESGTVYLRGDSETIPANLYKQTEKGWEPLTKYGVPGVKDEYLITPDYVSYQSFDGLEIEALLYRPKPEKDNGHMILWPHGGPQAAERASFRSLFLFLVHEGYSLFAPNFRGSTGYGQEFAKMIEGDWGHAPRLDNVAGLDWLIEEGYAAKNRILLMGGSYGGYMSLLLHGRHPEYFKAVVDIFGPCNLFSFIDSVPEHWKPAIVKFVGDPEKDKEKLQEDSPINYLDSMTKPMLVIQGAKDPRVVKAESDQVVEALKQKGRDVEYIVLEDEGHGFSKKENEIYVYRKVLDFLQRHTQ
- the mmuM gene encoding homocysteine S-methyltransferase, whose product is MDPVRQILEQNSVMILDGALATELEAYGCDLDDPLWSAKVLLENPVAIKDVHKEYFKAGADCAITSSYQATIAGFEERGFSEEQSLSLIKKTVELARSARDEYWEEASSVNKVKPLVAASIGPYGAYLADGSEYIGKYGVTDQQLMDFHRPRMKALVEAGADLLAMETLPSYQEARVLAALLREFPESYAWMSFTLKDGEKISDGTALRSCAEELNDNRQIAAIGVNCAPMEIAADAVAVLKEHTDKPVLMYPNSGETYNPDSNTWHGEGGVVGFDDASERWIDQGASIIGGCCRTTPEHIRGLVLKWK
- a CDS encoding DUF4870 domain-containing protein, with amino-acid sequence MDQESKTKNSSREEEKKSSTGLEENVGGLLTYLLGFISGIVFLLIEKENDFIRFHAMQSVILFGFFFIFGFVVNFIPIIGLFVSLLMAPVTLVLWIVLMVKAYQGERYHLPVTGKMAEEQLQKMVKA